A section of the Akkermansia muciniphila genome encodes:
- a CDS encoding LysM peptidoglycan-binding domain-containing protein, with the protein MTSSARVFFSLLAAAFCAQGVLADGENYSLWPRRPEALAEARRLMDRGTLPQALELLQPLAEQGGVVGREAKDLIGSLRIRQLLDPNGPDVKKYTVRRGDSWIRMVRKLECSQAMLMHLNGLMDIPILHAGDVFKYRPLNFHVVVNVPEKEVCLYDGKNFVKGYPILAMRDGGKKNVETAVKEDQASVSIYSKQFPSADKTLLLAAGGYVIDASRGAPRSPGFYLSRQDCNELAMLTRAGTRVTILREKGAEQ; encoded by the coding sequence TTGACTTCAAGCGCAAGGGTCTTCTTTAGCCTGCTGGCGGCGGCCTTCTGCGCCCAGGGAGTTTTGGCGGACGGAGAGAACTATTCCCTCTGGCCGCGCCGCCCGGAAGCCCTGGCCGAGGCGCGCCGCCTGATGGACCGCGGCACGCTGCCCCAGGCTCTGGAATTGCTCCAGCCCCTGGCGGAGCAGGGCGGCGTGGTAGGGCGCGAGGCAAAGGATCTCATCGGCAGCCTTCGCATCCGCCAGTTGCTGGACCCCAACGGTCCGGACGTGAAGAAATACACCGTCCGGAGGGGGGATTCCTGGATACGCATGGTCAGGAAGCTGGAATGTTCCCAGGCCATGCTGATGCATCTCAACGGCCTGATGGATATTCCCATCCTGCATGCGGGGGACGTGTTCAAGTACCGTCCCCTGAATTTCCATGTGGTAGTCAACGTGCCGGAAAAAGAGGTCTGCCTTTACGACGGTAAGAATTTTGTGAAAGGGTACCCCATTCTGGCCATGAGGGATGGCGGGAAAAAGAATGTGGAAACCGCCGTCAAGGAGGACCAGGCCTCCGTTTCCATTTACAGCAAGCAGTTTCCCTCCGCGGATAAGACGCTGCTGCTGGCGGCGGGCGGGTATGTCATTGACGCCTCCCGCGGCGCGCCCCGTTCACCGGGCTTTTATTTAAGCCGTCAGGACTGCAATGAACTGGCCATGCTGACCCGCGCTGGCACCAGGGTGACCATTCTCAGGGAGAAGGGAGCGGAGCAGTGA
- the dtd gene encoding D-aminoacyl-tRNA deacylase: MRLVIQRVTEAAVHIGGVCAGRTGPGLLILAGIEEADTEEDVCWLARKAADMRIFSDAEGKMNLSAREMGGSALVVSQFTLHASTRKGNRPSFIRAARPEQAIPLYELFKEELADLLEGRVQSGEFGADMQVSLVNDGPVTIFMDSRSRE, translated from the coding sequence GTGAGACTGGTCATTCAGCGCGTTACGGAGGCTGCCGTGCACATCGGCGGCGTGTGTGCCGGAAGAACGGGGCCGGGCCTGCTGATCCTGGCGGGCATAGAAGAGGCGGATACGGAAGAGGACGTGTGCTGGCTTGCCAGGAAGGCGGCGGATATGCGCATTTTTTCCGATGCGGAGGGGAAGATGAACCTTTCTGCCAGGGAGATGGGGGGAAGCGCGCTGGTGGTGAGCCAGTTTACGCTGCACGCCTCCACCCGGAAGGGCAACAGGCCCTCCTTCATCCGCGCCGCAAGGCCTGAACAGGCCATCCCGCTGTATGAATTGTTCAAGGAAGAACTGGCGGACTTGCTGGAAGGCAGGGTGCAGAGCGGGGAGTTTGGCGCGGACATGCAGGTTTCCCTGGTCAACGACGGGCCGGTAACCATTTTCATGGACTCCCGCAGCAGGGAGTGA
- a CDS encoding succinate dehydrogenase/fumarate reductase iron-sulfur subunit, with product MAKTLNLTLKVWRQENREAKGRIETYAAKDIPEDASFLEMLDIVNEGLVKDGKEPIHFDHDCREGICGMCSLTINGIPHGPERQVTTCQLHMRKFKDGDTVWIEPFRAKAFPILRDLMVDRSALDRIIAAGGYIDVRTGSAPNANNIAVEKVKAEAAFDAAACIGCGACVASCKNASAMLFTSAKIAHLNLLPQGQPERTKRVLSMMKQMEAEGFGNCTNQYECEAACPKGVSVDNIARLNRDFIVANTKEGLAY from the coding sequence ATGGCTAAAACACTCAATCTCACTCTCAAGGTCTGGCGCCAGGAAAACCGGGAAGCCAAGGGCCGCATTGAGACCTATGCCGCCAAGGACATTCCGGAAGACGCCTCCTTCCTGGAAATGCTGGACATCGTCAACGAAGGCCTGGTGAAGGATGGCAAGGAGCCTATCCACTTTGACCATGACTGCCGGGAAGGCATCTGCGGCATGTGCTCCCTGACGATCAACGGCATCCCCCACGGTCCGGAACGCCAGGTGACCACCTGCCAGCTCCACATGCGCAAGTTCAAGGACGGCGATACCGTCTGGATCGAACCCTTCCGCGCGAAGGCCTTCCCGATCCTGCGGGACCTCATGGTGGACCGCTCCGCCTTGGACCGCATCATCGCCGCCGGCGGCTACATTGACGTGCGCACCGGCTCCGCGCCGAACGCCAACAACATCGCCGTGGAAAAGGTGAAGGCTGAAGCCGCCTTTGACGCCGCCGCCTGCATCGGCTGCGGCGCCTGCGTGGCCTCCTGCAAGAACGCCTCCGCCATGCTGTTCACGTCCGCCAAGATTGCCCACCTCAATCTGCTGCCGCAGGGACAGCCGGAACGCACCAAGCGCGTCCTGTCCATGATGAAGCAGATGGAAGCGGAAGGCTTCGGCAACTGCACGAACCAGTATGAATGTGAAGCCGCCTGCCCGAAGGGCGTGAGCGTGGACAACATTGCCCGCCTCAACCGCGACTTCATCGTGGCCAACACCAAGGAAGGCCTCGCCTACTAA